A segment of the Spiroplasma helicoides genome:
TTCCTTTTGTTATTGTTGAAAGATCACCCATAACAAAATTAACAAGGATAATTACATCTCCTGTAACAATTGGGCTTGAATTTATAGCACTCATCATTATTTGACCTTGTGAATCATTTGTTGCTTTTTTAAATATTTTCTCATCTTTACCTGATTGATCTGTTGAAGAAGCACCTTTGAATGAGTTATATCAAAAGTCTTTTTCATATTTTATATTTCAAGCTTCTGCAGCGTATACTTCATCTTTAACTAAATCTGGAAATGAATTTTGAATTAATGATATCGCAGATTTTTTAACTGCTTCTAATGTATTATTTTCTGGTGTTATAGTTTTTTCACTTACTACATCATTTAAATCCTTTTTCTCAAATACAGTAAATGTAACTGCTCCTTTGAATGTTTTGCTATCTTCTTTTGCAGTTAATTTAATAGATTTTACTTTTGTGTCATCTTTTTCATATTCAAATGTAAAATCAGCTTCTGGTGTAACTTTAAAACCAAGTTGAAGTGTTATTGAAGAGATGGCTGCTTGTTTTGCTGCTTCTTGTGATTTTTGTCAAATACCAACAGAAGTAATTGAATCACCCTGAGCTCCATAGATGCTTTGTAATTTTGCATTATCTTCTTCTGCATAATTAATATTCAAATTCTGTAATGCAAGAAGTCTCTCTGCACTTTTTAGATCATTTAATTGTTGTTGACTCAAATCACCTCTTTGTGCTTCTGCTTTTTGTAAAATATATGCAGAAATTACTTGAGCAATGTGTGCAGTGTTAAAATTTTTTATATCTGCAGTTTCAAGATCTATATTTTCCAGATCTTTTTCAGTAAATTTTTGGCCCAACAAAGTAATTGCGTTATTATAACATACATTATTGATTCGTTTTTCAAGATAGTCTGCATTATCATTTGCAGGTACTTTATTATTACTTGCTTCATATTCTGTTGCATATCTAGTTTTCACAGAATTCATGTTTTCGGTAACAATTTTTGCATTATCTTGTATTGCTGGTAATGCAAAGGCTTGGGCAGCTTGACCCAAAACATCATTTGGTTTAATAGCTCAATCTCCTATAAGTTTATTTATATCTATTGCATTGTTTATAGCTTTGTTAGAATAGTCAACAGAACTTGCAGATAAATCAACAATTTTTCTTGAGTCAATTCAAGGAACAATCTTTGTTCTAGATAATTTACTTATATCTACTCTTGTGTCACTTTTTTTAGCTGTATCATCTAAAATACATGCTGTTGTTGCTGCACTTGTAGTTACTATTAAACTAGTTGCTGATAAAAAACTTAATAGTTTTTTCATATGATTTCACCCCTAAAAATTTAAATACTTTTTATGATTATACTACATTTATGTGTTACATCCTAAGGAATCTAGTGAATGATAAATGTAACTTTACCCTCATTAAAATTAAGACTATTTTTATTTATTGATAAAGTTATGCTTCCTAATTGTCCTTCTTGTTTAGGGTTATAGTCACTAAAAACAAGATCTTCTTCCAAAGAAGCGCTAATTCCATATTTATTATATAATAAATCAATTATGCTTTGCTGAATGGATTTTATGTCAGAAGAATCAGTGAACAGATCTAATTCCTCGGTTGATAATTTTGATAAGTCACCTTTGACAAACTTAACATTATAAGTAACTCTTCCAGTAACTAAAGAACTAGAGCTGATTGCATCAATTGTAATGCTACCGTCTTTAGAATTGGTTGGTTTTTCATAGTATAAATAATCACCGGCGTGGTCGTTAAATCATAAGTCTCTTTTTTCTTTTAATACTCAATTATTTCAATCATACTTACTTTCGTTAATTACTGGTTGTATGGTATTCTTTATATCTTCAATTACACTTTGCTTAACATCTTCTAGTTTTATAGAATCGGCTTTAATTGATGGACTTTGAAAATAGTTTGAAATATCTATTTTCTCAAATACATTAAATACATTTGAACCTTTTACGAGTTTACTATCACTATTTGCTTTTACGCTCACAGATTTAATCCTATTGTTAGAATCATAGTTAAAACTTTCAATTTCCAAATCATACTTTATATCACTATCTGTGGTTGTTTCATCATTATTATCTTCTTTGGCACTAAGGTTGACACCTTTTTGTAACCTAATTGATGATAATACTGCATCAACAACTCCATCTTTGCTTTCTTCTCACTTTGTAGCTGACTTTATAAAATCTTTTCTTCGATATGAGTTATCAACATTATTTCACTTATCAGCAGCAAATCCAAGATAAAATTTTGAAACATCAATAGATTGCTGTGCCTCAACCACTTTTTTCAAATTGTCATTATCTGTTGCTAATGATTTTGCCTTAGTACAAAGATTTTGAGCTTGAAGTACTGTTAATGCAGCAGACGCACTTGCATCACTTGCGTTGTAATATGCTCTATTTGTTATTCTTGTTTCTAAATTTATCACAGATTCTTGATTTAAACTTGCTTCATACTCGGTTGCATATCATTTAGAGACATTTATTTGATCTTCTTCGGTTTCATTGATTGTTGTCAAAGCAAGACTTATTGACATAATCATTAGTTGATCTTCATCATCTATACCATTTCGTTCCAATATTTTCATGATTACTTGTAAAGCATCAAAACACTTTTTGATAGCCCTTTGTGAATATGAAACAATAGAGTCTGTTTCTGATGCTATTTTTTTAGGATCTGCCCAAGGTAAAATATATAACTGGCTACCATGCAATGAACTAAGGTCTACTCTGGTGTCAGTACTATTTTTGGGTATTATTTGAGATAAACATCCAATTGATGGTGCTGTGCTTGCTGTTACGATACCAAAACTCATCAAAAATTTTAATAACTTTTTCACAAACATACCCCCAACTAGAACTTAATAAAACTTTTAAGTTCCTTAATATTATATAAGCAAAATTAAAAAATAAGTTTGTTAAATATAACAAACTTATTTTTTTAATCTAAGAACTTTTGTTTTTCATCAAGTTATAATTTTTTCACTATGTTTATTTTTAAAATTATGCACTGCGTTATTTACTCATATTAAGAATATGTGTTGTAAATATATTCATAATGCAAAAACAACTATTAGTAAAATAATATAACCAGCAACCGAATTACCTACAAACAGTTTGCTTTTTTCAAACATTGTAAAAGGATATGGCCAAGTAGCTTGTTCATGATATCATCTATCACCATTAATAGTTGAATGACTAAGGTCTTTCATATAAATTAATCCTCTAAAGTAAACATAGAATAGATAGCAGAATGGATATAAACCTGCAATATAAATATCTTTTTCTTTTCAGAACTTTGTATAACTCAATTTTGTTGTTCCAGATGTTATTAAGTACATTATAAATATATATAGTGGACAAACAAAGTGTGTTGCTATTGTACAAGCAATCTGGTTTTTAGTATAAAGATTTAATTTCATCTCTCCTTCAACAAAAGAGTAAATAATACCAATTCAAAAAATTATAAAAACGATCAAGTTTCAATTTAATAATGATCTTGTAAATCCCTCAGAAGTAATACCCCTACCTCTTCTATCATAATTAATTACCAAAAATACTAACCAAACTATTGA
Coding sequences within it:
- a CDS encoding lipoprotein, which translates into the protein MKKLLSFLSATSLIVTTSAATTACILDDTAKKSDTRVDISKLSRTKIVPWIDSRKIVDLSASSVDYSNKAINNAIDINKLIGDWAIKPNDVLGQAAQAFALPAIQDNAKIVTENMNSVKTRYATEYEASNNKVPANDNADYLEKRINNVCYNNAITLLGQKFTEKDLENIDLETADIKNFNTAHIAQVISAYILQKAEAQRGDLSQQQLNDLKSAERLLALQNLNINYAEEDNAKLQSIYGAQGDSITSVGIWQKSQEAAKQAAISSITLQLGFKVTPEADFTFEYEKDDTKVKSIKLTAKEDSKTFKGAVTFTVFEKKDLNDVVSEKTITPENNTLEAVKKSAISLIQNSFPDLVKDEVYAAEAWNIKYEKDFWYNSFKGASSTDQSGKDEKIFKKATNDSQGQIMMSAINSSPIVTGDVIILVNFVMGDLSTITKGKNTVLSMTSYSESELAKKVNARISELFGIKVEENSDYIMQVNSKPTPINPKGSVTITANPSSKNISGSCDFDIVVTF